In Nocardioides cavernae, a single genomic region encodes these proteins:
- a CDS encoding DUF3151 domain-containing protein has translation MTSGFNGGDLMAGPPPTHLPADPADAELAGGDSPAAVVRRHPDSPAAWAALAQQAQDAGADDVTVYAYSRVGYHRSLDRLRRNGWKGHGPVPWEHEPNRGFLRSLALLALAARAIGETDEWERCSTFLRDSSPAAADELLG, from the coding sequence ATGACCTCCGGTTTCAACGGCGGCGACCTGATGGCCGGTCCCCCGCCCACCCACCTGCCCGCCGACCCCGCCGACGCCGAGCTCGCCGGGGGCGACTCCCCCGCGGCCGTCGTACGCCGTCACCCGGACTCCCCGGCCGCCTGGGCGGCCCTGGCGCAGCAGGCGCAGGACGCGGGCGCCGACGACGTGACGGTCTACGCCTACTCGCGCGTCGGCTACCACCGCTCGCTCGACCGGCTGCGCCGCAACGGCTGGAAGGGCCACGGACCGGTGCCGTGGGAGCACGAGCCCAACCGCGGCTTCCTGCGCTCGCTCGCGCTCCTCGCCCTCGCCGCCCGGGCGATCGGCGAGACCGACGAGTGGGAGCGGTGCTCGACCTTCCTCCGCGACTCCAGCCCGGCCGCGGCCGACGAGCTGCTGGGCTGA
- a CDS encoding septum formation family protein — MPRRPGPSAAVLVGMLAAAVGTGAATARAADPMVGAPVVGQCHDMGPDELAAAAYDEAPVDCSTTHTATTIAVAQLPDGLDLGSGRLERFALETCFAAQRAALGTTARGVRLTAYDIGWFAPTAEQQAAGARWVRCDLVLGDARELRPLPTDVRIGKGRADASVARCLAGRAARVTTCAQPHTFRATSALRVDVTRYPARKARDRIGADRCRKAVSTLSYRFGWPAKAAWRAGDRTLVCYSRTTS; from the coding sequence ATGCCACGCCGTCCCGGACCCAGCGCCGCCGTCCTCGTCGGGATGCTCGCCGCTGCCGTCGGGACGGGCGCCGCGACCGCGCGAGCCGCCGACCCGATGGTGGGGGCCCCGGTCGTGGGCCAGTGCCACGACATGGGTCCCGACGAGCTGGCCGCGGCGGCGTACGACGAGGCGCCGGTCGACTGCTCGACCACCCACACCGCGACGACGATCGCGGTGGCGCAGCTTCCCGACGGGCTCGACCTCGGCAGCGGGCGGCTGGAGCGGTTCGCGCTCGAGACCTGCTTCGCGGCCCAGCGAGCCGCGCTCGGCACGACCGCGCGCGGCGTCCGGCTGACGGCATACGACATCGGCTGGTTCGCCCCGACCGCCGAGCAGCAGGCCGCCGGAGCCCGGTGGGTGCGCTGCGACCTCGTGCTCGGCGACGCCCGCGAGCTCCGACCGCTCCCCACCGACGTGCGCATCGGCAAGGGCCGGGCCGACGCGTCCGTGGCGCGGTGCCTCGCCGGACGTGCCGCGCGCGTCACCACCTGCGCGCAGCCGCACACGTTCCGGGCCACGTCCGCGCTCCGCGTCGACGTCACGCGCTACCCGGCACGCAAGGCCCGCGACCGCATCGGCGCGGACCGCTGCCGCAAGGCCGTCTCGACGCTGTCCTACCGGTTCGGCTGGCCGGCGAAGGCCGCCTGGCGGGCCGGGGACCGCACGCTGGTCTGCTACTCGAGGACCACCAGCTAG
- a CDS encoding acyl-CoA thioesterase: MGQTFTTEIQARYRDINLAGHVDNVEAVRVLDEARYEFLRFARLPGLPAEATGLLHGTDPGVSELVASQTIEYHSEMRFVPYQPFLASLWVSRIGRSSFTVAAELRVEAGGRPAAVWECVNVLWDHRAQTAWTIGDAVRADLERYLGDPVGFRR; encoded by the coding sequence ATGGGCCAGACGTTCACGACCGAGATCCAGGCGCGCTACCGCGACATCAACCTCGCCGGTCACGTGGACAACGTCGAGGCGGTCCGGGTGCTCGACGAGGCGCGCTACGAGTTCCTCCGGTTCGCCCGCCTGCCGGGCCTCCCGGCGGAGGCGACCGGGCTGCTGCACGGCACCGACCCCGGCGTGTCCGAGCTCGTTGCCTCGCAGACGATCGAGTACCACTCCGAGATGCGGTTCGTGCCCTACCAGCCGTTCCTCGCCTCGCTGTGGGTCTCACGGATCGGCCGCTCGTCCTTCACCGTCGCCGCCGAGCTCCGGGTGGAGGCGGGCGGTCGTCCGGCCGCCGTCTGGGAGTGCGTCAACGTGCTGTGGGACCACCGTGCCCAGACGGCGTGGACGATCGGCGACGCCGTGCGCGCCGACCTCGAGCGCTACCTGGGCGACCCCGTCGGCTTCCGCCGCTGA
- the fbaA gene encoding class II fructose-bisphosphate aldolase, with amino-acid sequence MPIATPEVYAQMLDAAKEKSFAYPAINVSSSQTLNAALKGFADAGSDGIIQVSTGGAEYLSGPSVKDMVTGSVAFAAYAAEVAKNYPVNIALHTDHCPKDKLDGFVRPLLDISAERVARGEAPLFQSHMWDGSAVPLDENLQIAEDLLARCAAANVVLEIEVGVVGGEEDGVANEINDQLYTTPEDAIATIKALGAGERGRYMTALTFGNVHGVYKPGNVKLRPEILKFAQEAAASELGLGSDARPFDLVFHGGSGSTAQEISDAVDFGVVKMNVDTDTQYAFTRPVAAHMFAHYDGVLKVDGEVGNKKQYDPRAWGKAGEAGMAERIVEACQNLRSAGTSLGG; translated from the coding sequence ATGCCCATCGCCACTCCCGAGGTGTACGCACAGATGCTGGACGCCGCGAAGGAGAAGTCCTTCGCCTACCCGGCCATCAACGTGTCGTCCTCCCAGACCCTGAACGCCGCGCTCAAGGGCTTCGCCGACGCCGGTTCCGACGGCATCATCCAGGTCTCGACCGGTGGCGCGGAGTACCTGTCCGGCCCGTCGGTGAAGGACATGGTCACCGGCTCCGTCGCGTTCGCGGCCTACGCCGCCGAGGTCGCGAAGAACTACCCGGTCAACATCGCGCTCCACACCGACCACTGCCCCAAGGACAAGCTCGACGGCTTCGTCCGCCCGCTGCTCGACATCTCCGCCGAGCGCGTGGCCCGCGGCGAGGCGCCGCTGTTCCAGTCGCACATGTGGGACGGCTCGGCCGTGCCCCTCGATGAGAACCTCCAGATCGCCGAGGACCTGCTCGCCCGGTGCGCCGCGGCCAACGTGGTCCTCGAGATCGAGGTCGGCGTCGTCGGTGGCGAGGAGGACGGCGTCGCCAACGAGATCAACGACCAGCTCTACACCACCCCCGAGGACGCCATCGCCACCATCAAGGCGCTCGGCGCCGGCGAGCGCGGTCGCTACATGACCGCCCTGACCTTCGGCAACGTGCACGGCGTCTACAAGCCGGGCAACGTCAAGCTGCGCCCCGAGATCCTCAAGTTCGCGCAGGAGGCCGCCGCCTCGGAGCTCGGCCTCGGCTCCGACGCCCGCCCCTTCGACCTCGTCTTCCACGGCGGCTCGGGCTCGACCGCGCAGGAGATCAGCGACGCCGTCGACTTCGGTGTGGTGAAGATGAACGTCGACACCGACACCCAGTACGCCTTCACCCGCCCCGTCGCGGCGCACATGTTCGCCCACTACGACGGCGTGCTGAAGGTCGACGGCGAGGTCGGCAACAAGAAGCAGTACGACCCCCGCGCCTGGGGCAAGGCCGGCGAGGCCGGCATGGCCGAGCGCATCGTCGAGGCCTGCCAGAACCTCCGGTCCGCCGGGACGTCGCTGGGCGGCTGA
- the pyrE gene encoding orotate phosphoribosyltransferase → MTTDATLAADIDATCRLTGEFTLRSGQVADTYFDKYLFEAQPALLDRVAARMVDLLPEGTELLGGLELGGIPIATMVSAKTGLPALFVRKKAKDYGTAKLAEGPEVAGRRVTIIEDVITTGGAVRDATRALRELGATVEVVVCAIDRSPEGEDPLADVGLEVRSVLTRADLDAARG, encoded by the coding sequence GTGACCACCGACGCGACCCTCGCCGCCGACATCGACGCGACCTGCCGCCTCACGGGGGAGTTCACCCTCCGCTCGGGGCAGGTGGCCGACACGTACTTCGACAAGTACCTCTTCGAGGCGCAGCCGGCCCTGCTCGACCGCGTGGCCGCCCGGATGGTCGACCTGCTCCCGGAGGGGACCGAGCTGCTCGGCGGCCTCGAGCTGGGGGGCATCCCGATCGCGACGATGGTGTCGGCGAAGACGGGGCTGCCGGCCCTCTTCGTGCGCAAGAAGGCCAAGGACTACGGCACCGCCAAGCTCGCCGAGGGCCCCGAGGTCGCCGGCCGGCGGGTCACGATCATCGAGGACGTGATCACCACGGGTGGCGCGGTCCGCGACGCCACGCGCGCGCTGCGGGAGCTCGGCGCGACCGTCGAGGTGGTCGTCTGCGCGATCGACCGTTCGCCGGAGGGTGAGGACCCGCTGGCCGACGTCGGTCTCGAGGTCCGGTCGGTGCTGACCCGGGCCGACCTCGACGCCGCTCGCGGCTGA
- the mctP gene encoding monocarboxylate uptake permease MctP translates to MTPEVTLLAADTGGVNGVALAVLIVLFLIVTVAGFMASRFMRADSMESLDEWGLGGRKFGTWITWFLLGGDLYTAYTFVAVPAAMFTTGAVAGFFAVPYTIVLYPIIFIFMARLWSVSHRHGYVTTADFVRGRYDDRGLSLAVAVTGFVATMPYIALQLVGIQAVLEVAGLGGGDSILAKDAPLFIAFALLAAYTYSSGLRAPAVIAFVKDILIYLVIIVAIVYLPGQVGGWDAIFGAAQDKMEATNEVTGKPNGAFIPGAGQYWAYATLALGSAMALFMYPHSVTASLSSNSRNTIRRNAAILPAYSFVLGLLALLGWVAIAAGTQPIGLDGEPNAQLVIPQLFEDMFPAWFAGVAFAAIAIGALVPAAIMSIAAANTFSRNIYKEWLNKDATPAQEAKVSKLMSLLVKAFALIFVLTLDKQNAINFQLLGGIWILQTFPAVVFSLFTRWFHRYGLLVGWAAGMVYGTVEAYQVINPVTGKHFGGSLGMMPGIGEMGYIAITAFTINVVLAIVISAVLNAMKVSNGRDETIAFDYFADADDPRVQKDLAEHHTHDDPYGDPDDIPGNAAAR, encoded by the coding sequence ATGACACCCGAGGTCACCCTCCTGGCCGCCGACACCGGTGGCGTCAACGGCGTCGCGCTCGCGGTGCTGATCGTCCTGTTCCTGATCGTGACGGTGGCCGGCTTCATGGCCAGCCGCTTCATGCGCGCCGACTCCATGGAGTCCCTCGACGAGTGGGGCCTGGGCGGTCGCAAGTTCGGCACGTGGATCACCTGGTTCCTGCTCGGCGGCGACCTCTACACGGCCTACACGTTCGTCGCGGTGCCTGCGGCGATGTTCACGACCGGCGCCGTGGCGGGCTTCTTCGCCGTGCCCTACACGATCGTGCTCTACCCGATCATCTTCATCTTCATGGCGCGGCTGTGGTCGGTGAGCCACCGGCACGGCTACGTCACGACGGCTGACTTCGTCCGGGGCAGGTACGACGACCGCGGGCTGTCGCTCGCCGTCGCGGTCACCGGCTTCGTGGCCACCATGCCCTACATCGCGCTGCAGCTCGTCGGCATCCAGGCGGTGCTCGAGGTGGCCGGCCTCGGCGGCGGCGACAGCATCCTCGCCAAGGACGCGCCGCTCTTCATCGCCTTCGCACTGCTCGCGGCCTACACCTACTCCAGCGGCCTCCGGGCGCCGGCGGTCATCGCGTTCGTCAAGGACATCCTCATCTACCTCGTCATCATCGTGGCGATCGTCTACCTGCCCGGCCAGGTCGGCGGCTGGGACGCGATCTTCGGCGCCGCGCAGGACAAGATGGAGGCCACCAACGAGGTCACCGGCAAGCCCAACGGGGCCTTCATCCCGGGCGCCGGCCAGTACTGGGCGTACGCCACCCTCGCCCTCGGGTCGGCGATGGCGCTGTTCATGTACCCGCACTCCGTGACGGCCTCGCTGTCGTCCAACTCGCGCAACACGATCCGCCGCAACGCCGCCATCCTGCCGGCGTACTCCTTCGTGCTCGGCCTGCTGGCACTGCTCGGCTGGGTCGCGATCGCAGCGGGCACGCAGCCGATCGGGCTCGACGGCGAGCCCAACGCGCAGCTGGTGATCCCGCAGCTGTTCGAGGACATGTTCCCGGCGTGGTTCGCCGGCGTGGCCTTCGCCGCCATCGCGATCGGCGCCCTGGTGCCGGCCGCGATCATGTCGATCGCAGCGGCCAACACGTTCAGCCGCAACATCTACAAGGAATGGCTGAACAAGGACGCGACGCCGGCGCAGGAGGCCAAGGTCTCCAAGCTGATGTCGCTGCTGGTGAAGGCATTCGCGTTGATCTTCGTGCTCACGCTCGACAAGCAGAACGCGATCAACTTCCAGCTCCTCGGCGGCATCTGGATCCTGCAGACGTTCCCGGCCGTGGTGTTCAGCCTCTTCACCCGCTGGTTCCACCGCTACGGCCTCCTCGTGGGCTGGGCGGCCGGCATGGTCTACGGCACGGTCGAGGCCTACCAGGTGATCAACCCGGTGACCGGCAAGCACTTCGGCGGATCGCTCGGGATGATGCCGGGCATCGGCGAGATGGGCTACATCGCGATCACGGCGTTCACCATCAACGTCGTGCTCGCGATCGTCATCAGCGCGGTCCTCAACGCGATGAAGGTGTCCAACGGGCGCGACGAGACCATCGCGTTCGACTACTTCGCCGACGCCGACGACCCGCGCGTGCAGAAGGACCTCGCGGAGCACCACACGCACGACGACCCCTACGGCGACCCGGACGACATCCCGGGCAACGCGGCGGCGCGCTAG
- a CDS encoding DUF3311 domain-containing protein — protein sequence MNSGNTPPQSRPEEGVPPTDKGKMALAAVLLAIPIIALMWVPSYSKEAPELWGFPFFFWYQFLWVFICSALTFAAYRLTLSARGLTSHKVGEDR from the coding sequence GTGAATTCCGGGAACACACCACCTCAGTCGCGCCCCGAAGAGGGCGTCCCCCCGACCGACAAGGGCAAGATGGCGCTCGCCGCCGTCCTGCTCGCGATCCCCATCATCGCGCTCATGTGGGTGCCGTCCTACAGCAAGGAAGCGCCCGAGCTGTGGGGCTTCCCCTTCTTCTTCTGGTACCAGTTCCTCTGGGTCTTCATCTGCTCCGCCCTGACCTTCGCGGCCTACCGGCTCACGCTGTCGGCCCGCGGCCTGACCTCCCACAAGGTGGGTGAGGACCGATGA
- a CDS encoding SigE family RNA polymerase sigma factor, giving the protein MRGTDRDADFSEFVAARQAHLRRIAYALCGDWHKADDLLQTSLTKLYVAWPRIRQQGGEEAYCRQIMVRANIDESRRPWRRERPTEDLPDHGAPQPTPVEERSALFDALQGLPEQQRKVVVLRHWLGLSVRETATELGINEGTVKSHSSRGLAALEAVLAPHR; this is encoded by the coding sequence ATGAGGGGCACCGACCGCGACGCGGACTTCAGCGAGTTCGTCGCAGCCCGGCAGGCCCACCTGCGCCGGATCGCGTACGCCCTGTGCGGCGACTGGCACAAGGCCGACGACCTGCTCCAGACCTCTCTCACCAAGCTCTACGTCGCGTGGCCGCGCATCCGGCAGCAGGGCGGCGAGGAGGCCTACTGCCGGCAGATCATGGTGCGCGCCAACATCGACGAGTCCCGCCGGCCGTGGCGTCGCGAACGGCCCACCGAGGACCTGCCCGACCACGGCGCGCCCCAACCGACGCCCGTCGAGGAGCGGTCGGCGCTCTTCGACGCGCTCCAGGGGTTGCCGGAGCAGCAGCGCAAGGTCGTCGTGCTGCGTCACTGGCTCGGGCTGTCGGTGCGCGAGACGGCCACCGAGCTCGGCATCAACGAGGGCACCGTCAAGAGCCACAGCAGCCGCGGCCTGGCGGCCCTCGAGGCGGTGCTGGCGCCGCACCGGTAG
- a CDS encoding TrmH family RNA methyltransferase, with protein sequence MPHGPPEVGLGPWEGPWPEGERWDPDLLREGDRRNVVDRYRYWTMAAIVADLDTRRHGFHVAIENWQHDFNIGTIVRTANAFLAAEVHIVGNRRWNRRGAMVTDRYQHVRHHPDAASLASYLHAIPAAEGGPVRLLGIDNLPGSLHLETMELPRRVCFLFGQEGPGLSESAREVCDGTFSIAQFGSTRSINASSAAAIAMHSWVREHADLTGDDAWRG encoded by the coding sequence ATGCCGCACGGCCCGCCCGAGGTGGGGTTGGGTCCGTGGGAGGGGCCGTGGCCCGAGGGCGAGCGGTGGGACCCCGACCTGCTGCGCGAGGGTGATCGTCGCAACGTGGTGGACCGCTACCGCTACTGGACGATGGCGGCGATCGTCGCCGACCTCGACACCCGCCGGCACGGCTTCCACGTCGCGATCGAGAACTGGCAGCACGACTTCAACATCGGCACGATCGTGCGCACCGCCAACGCCTTCCTCGCGGCCGAGGTGCACATCGTCGGCAACCGCCGGTGGAACCGCCGCGGCGCGATGGTGACCGACCGCTACCAGCACGTGCGGCACCACCCCGACGCCGCCAGCCTGGCGTCGTACCTCCACGCGATCCCGGCCGCCGAGGGCGGGCCCGTGCGGCTGCTCGGCATCGACAACCTGCCGGGCTCGCTCCACCTCGAGACGATGGAGCTGCCGCGTCGCGTGTGCTTCCTCTTCGGCCAGGAGGGTCCGGGGCTGTCCGAGTCGGCACGCGAGGTCTGCGACGGCACCTTCTCGATCGCCCAGTTCGGCTCGACCCGCTCGATCAACGCCAGCTCGGCCGCGGCGATCGCGATGCACAGCTGGGTGCGCGAGCACGCCGACCTGACCGGCGACGACGCCTGGCGCGGCTGA
- a CDS encoding DedA family protein, which yields MSTLWDLQSILTSGVQPMLLGIDWMDPNWLLDRFGTALFWISLLIVFVECGLFFPILPGDTLLFALGLFIATGQLDLFPGPPLVELLIAMAALIVAAFLGNVVGYEIGRKIGQPLYERDGRIIKRKYFDQTTAFFDRHGNKALVIGRFVPFVRTYITVVAGVTRMERHRFFLWSLVGAVMWVTSICLLGFFLGDAFPTLGESIDKLIVVILAFSVVPVIIEWWRHKRTNAAGAEIGPQDGGPDRDIMGRDVD from the coding sequence GTGAGCACGTTGTGGGACCTGCAGTCCATCCTGACCTCGGGCGTCCAGCCGATGCTCCTCGGCATCGACTGGATGGACCCCAACTGGCTGCTCGACCGCTTCGGCACGGCGCTGTTCTGGATCAGCCTGCTGATCGTCTTCGTCGAGTGCGGGCTGTTCTTCCCGATCCTGCCCGGCGACACCCTCCTGTTCGCGCTCGGCCTGTTCATCGCCACGGGCCAGCTGGACCTGTTCCCCGGCCCTCCGCTCGTCGAGCTGCTGATCGCGATGGCGGCGCTGATCGTCGCCGCGTTCCTCGGCAACGTCGTCGGCTACGAGATCGGGCGCAAGATCGGGCAGCCGCTCTACGAGCGCGACGGCCGCATCATCAAGCGCAAGTACTTCGACCAGACGACCGCGTTCTTCGACCGCCACGGCAACAAGGCGCTGGTCATCGGCCGCTTCGTCCCGTTCGTGCGGACCTACATCACGGTGGTGGCCGGGGTGACCCGGATGGAGCGGCACCGGTTCTTCCTGTGGAGCCTGGTCGGCGCGGTGATGTGGGTGACGTCGATCTGCCTGCTCGGCTTCTTCCTGGGCGACGCGTTCCCGACGCTCGGCGAGAGCATCGACAAGCTGATCGTCGTGATCCTGGCGTTCTCGGTGGTCCCGGTCATCATCGAGTGGTGGCGCCACAAGCGCACCAACGCCGCCGGTGCCGAGATCGGCCCGCAGGACGGTGGGCCCGACCGCGACATCATGGGCCGCGACGTCGACTGA
- a CDS encoding DUF4064 domain-containing protein → MSEPGPTHQPYGQDPYGQQPGGQPSPYGQQSPYGQQPYGQPPVGDRRPGTVTAAAWITIVFSAITAALFGFTALGLFIARDQVITEMERVPEFQDANIDADAAVGVLVAVILGLVVWAIIAVVLAVLVMRRSNVARILLVISSAVVALFSLLGVTSGVSAVTLIAAIAVIVLLFVGGAGDWFKGLSSSGAGAYPGQSGDPYGNQYGGNQYGSQPGQQSSPQYPPPPSSPPYGQDNPYGQPGQPGQDNPYGQAGQGGQDNPYGQPRPSDEDGSEHPPRDYPGR, encoded by the coding sequence ATGAGCGAGCCCGGACCGACGCACCAGCCCTACGGCCAGGACCCCTACGGCCAGCAGCCGGGTGGACAGCCCTCCCCCTACGGGCAGCAGTCGCCCTACGGCCAGCAGCCCTACGGCCAGCCGCCGGTCGGCGACCGGCGTCCCGGCACCGTGACCGCGGCCGCCTGGATCACCATCGTCTTCTCCGCGATCACCGCGGCGCTGTTCGGGTTCACCGCGCTCGGCCTGTTCATCGCGCGCGACCAGGTGATCACCGAGATGGAGCGCGTCCCCGAGTTCCAGGACGCCAACATCGACGCCGACGCCGCTGTGGGCGTGCTGGTCGCCGTCATCCTGGGGCTGGTCGTGTGGGCGATCATCGCCGTCGTGCTGGCGGTCCTCGTCATGCGGCGCTCCAACGTCGCGCGGATCCTGCTCGTCATCTCCAGCGCCGTCGTGGCGCTGTTCTCGTTGCTCGGCGTGACCAGTGGTGTCTCCGCCGTCACGCTGATCGCCGCGATCGCCGTGATCGTGCTGCTCTTCGTCGGCGGCGCGGGCGACTGGTTCAAGGGCCTGTCGTCGTCGGGTGCCGGCGCCTACCCGGGCCAGTCGGGTGACCCGTACGGCAACCAGTACGGCGGCAACCAGTACGGCTCGCAGCCCGGCCAGCAGTCCTCGCCGCAGTACCCGCCTCCGCCGAGCAGCCCGCCCTACGGCCAGGACAACCCTTACGGGCAGCCCGGCCAGCCCGGCCAGGACAACCCCTACGGCCAGGCCGGCCAGGGTGGGCAGGACAACCCCTACGGCCAGCCGCGGCCGAGCGACGAGGACGGCTCCGAGCACCCGCCGCGGGACTACCCGGGGCGCTGA
- a CDS encoding pyridoxal phosphate-dependent aminotransferase — protein sequence MPTAKPLAARLAHIPPTVFSEMSALALRTGAINLGQGFPDVDGPASVVAAAEAALEAGANQYAPGIGVPALRAAISRHQHRHYGLEPDPDREVVVTTGCTEAVAAALLALVDPGDEVVVLEPYYDSYVAMLDMCGARRRPVTLRAPDFRPDLDELRATVTDDTRLILLNTPHNPTGTVLTRDELQVVADLAIEHDVIVVTDEVYEHLVFDDARSAEGHVPIATLPGMWERTLTLSSAGKSYSFTGWKVGWATGPEPLVQAVLAAKQWLTFTSGSPLQPAVAHALDHEPDWPRELARDLQDRRDLLCDGLTAAGLVPRVPEGTYFATTDVSHLGWPDGRAFCLALPEVAGVVAIPTQGFYDDREAGRQLVRWAFCKERDVISEGVRRLAAADLSR from the coding sequence GTGCCCACCGCGAAGCCTCTCGCCGCCCGCCTGGCCCACATCCCGCCGACCGTCTTCAGCGAGATGTCGGCGCTCGCGCTGCGGACCGGCGCCATCAACCTCGGCCAGGGCTTCCCCGACGTCGACGGGCCGGCGTCGGTGGTGGCGGCGGCCGAGGCGGCGCTGGAGGCGGGCGCCAACCAGTACGCCCCCGGCATCGGCGTACCCGCCCTCCGCGCCGCCATCTCGCGGCACCAGCACCGCCACTACGGGCTCGAGCCCGACCCCGACCGCGAGGTCGTCGTCACGACCGGGTGCACCGAGGCGGTCGCCGCCGCGCTGCTCGCGCTGGTCGACCCGGGTGACGAGGTCGTGGTGCTCGAGCCCTACTACGACTCCTACGTCGCGATGCTCGACATGTGCGGTGCCCGCCGGCGACCCGTGACGCTCCGGGCGCCCGACTTCCGCCCGGACCTCGACGAGCTGCGGGCCACGGTCACCGACGACACCCGGCTGATCCTGCTCAACACGCCCCACAACCCCACCGGCACCGTCCTGACCCGCGACGAGCTCCAGGTCGTCGCCGACCTCGCCATCGAGCACGACGTCATCGTGGTGACCGACGAGGTCTACGAGCACCTGGTCTTCGACGACGCGCGCTCGGCCGAGGGCCACGTCCCGATCGCGACCCTGCCGGGGATGTGGGAGCGCACGCTGACGCTGTCGAGCGCCGGCAAGTCCTACAGCTTCACCGGCTGGAAGGTCGGCTGGGCCACCGGTCCCGAGCCGCTCGTCCAGGCCGTCCTCGCGGCCAAGCAGTGGCTCACCTTCACCTCCGGCTCCCCGCTCCAGCCCGCCGTCGCGCACGCGCTCGACCACGAGCCCGACTGGCCCCGCGAGCTGGCCCGCGACCTGCAGGACCGCCGCGACCTGCTCTGCGACGGGCTCACCGCCGCCGGGCTCGTGCCGCGCGTGCCGGAGGGCACCTACTTCGCGACGACCGACGTCAGCCACCTCGGCTGGCCCGACGGACGCGCGTTCTGCCTCGCCCTGCCCGAGGTCGCCGGCGTCGTCGCGATCCCCACACAGGGGTTCTACGACGACCGGGAGGCCGGTCGCCAGCTGGTGCGGTGGGCGTTCTGCAAGGAGCGCGACGTGATCAGCGAGGGCGTACGACGACTCGCCGCCGCCGATCTGTCGCGCTGA